In one Kluyveromyces marxianus DMKU3-1042 DNA, complete genome, chromosome 4 genomic region, the following are encoded:
- the RPF1 gene encoding rRNA-binding ribosome biosynthesis protein RPF1, giving the protein MAVDEIRIKNKQKRQKLFAELKDQQNKERHTMRRARAKEERENPELKEKRLAENVPNTIDNLRVYDETMGQDIEGEMDDLSRFFNNGSEPPKILLTTNVNAKKKAYEFANVLIEVFPNVTFVKRKFGYKLKEIAEFCNNRNYTDIVIINEDKKKVTGLTFIHLPDGPTFYFKVSSYVEVEKIVGHGRPTSHIPELILNNFSTRLGKTVGKLFQSIFPKNPDFEGRQVITLHNQRDYIFFRRHRYIFRNEEKVGLQELGPQFTLKLRRLQRGIKEETEWEHKPSMDKEKKKFVL; this is encoded by the coding sequence ATGGCAGTCGATGAGATCAGAATCAAGAACAAGcaaaagagacaaaagCTCTTTGCGGAGCTGAAGGATCAGCAGAACAAAGAGCGTCACACTATGAGAAGGGCGAGAGCTAAGGAAGAGAGGGAAAATCCCGAactaaaagagaagagactTGCAGAAAATGTTCCTAACACTATCGATAACCTTAGGGTCTATGATGAGACCATGGGTCAAGATATTGAAGGTGAAATGGATGACCTTAGTAGGTTTTTCAACAACGGTAGTGAACCACCAAAAATTCTTCTCACCACCAATGTCAATGCGAAGAAAAAGGCATATGAATTTGCAAATGTTCTAATCGAAGTGTTCCCAAATGTGACTTTTGTCAAGAGAAAGTTTGGCTACAAATTAAAGGAGATAGCTGAGTTTTGTAATAACAGAAACTACACGGATATCGTTATTATTAACGAAgacaaaaagaaggtaaCAGGGCTTACATTTATACATCTTCCCGATGGTCCTACATTCTACTTCAAGGTCAGCTCTTACGTCGAAGTTGAGAAAATTGTTGGCCATGGTAGACCAACGAGTCATATCCCAGAattgatattgaacaaCTTTAGTACTAGGTTAGGTAAGACTGTGGGTAAACTTTTCCAATCTATTTTCCCAAAAAACCCAGACTTTGAAGGTAGACAAGTCATCACCTTACACAACCAAAGAGATTACATCTTTTTCCGCAGACACCGTTACATATTTAGgaatgaagaaaaagtaggtcttcaagaacttggCCCTCAATTCACACTAAAACTAAGGAGGTTGCAAAGGGGTATCAAGGAAGAAACAGAATGGGAACACAAACCATCTATGgacaaagagaagaagaaattcgTTCTATAG